A single region of the Buteo buteo chromosome 18, bButBut1.hap1.1, whole genome shotgun sequence genome encodes:
- the POSTN gene encoding periostin isoform X13: MKIFFLFTFSTFFWSPFEQAAASVHYDKILTHSRIRARDQGQNVCALQQVMGTKKKYFSTCRNWYQGAICGKKATVLYECCPGYMKMDGMRGCPAVAPIDHVYGTLGIVGATSTQHYCDISKLRGEIEGRGSFTFFAPSNEAWEQLNSEIHRNLIDNVNIELYNALHHHMVNKRMLTKDLKNGMTLVSMYNDQKLLINHYPNGVVTVNCARVIYGNQIATNGAVHVIDRVLTAVGNTIQDFIEVEDDLSSLRAAAITSDVLDILGKPGHYTLFAPTNEAFERLPRGVLERIMGDKVASEALVKFHILNTMQCSEAITGGAAYETLEGNTVEVGCDGESLTVNGAKMVKRKDIVTSNGVIHLIDEVLIPDSAKQVIELGGAQQTTFTDLMIQLGLASSLRPEGQYTLLVPLNGAFSDDTLRMDQRRLKTILQNHVINVKVGLNELYNGQELETIGGKLLRVFLYRTAVCIENSCMVRGSKEGRNGFIHILRQIINPAEKTLHEMLRNDKRFSVFLSLVKAADLDDVLSQPGKWTLFVPTNDAFKGLTDDDKDILIRDKNALRNILLYHLTQGVFIGSGFEPGVTNILKTIQGGKLYLKTVNDTLLVNELKSRESDLMATNGVIHVIDKLLYPADLPVGNDQLLTILKKLIKYIQIKFVRGSAFKEIPLTFYKINIIESNVQPIIRKEDPSITQLTKLIEGEPEFKIVSEGETITKVIHGGPEIKYTRITAGGSDNEEKLKKLLEDAPVRKEQPTRRTQGGTARRRTRLAYP, from the exons AACTGTGTTATACGAGTGCTGTCCTGGCTATATGAAGATGGATGGTATGAGAGGATGTCCTGCAG TTGCTCCTATTGATCATGTATATGGCACACTTGGTATTGTGGGAGCTACCTCCACGCAGCACTATTGTGACATATCAAAGCTGAGAGGAGAGATTGAGGGACGAGGATCATTCACTTTCTTTGCACCAAGCAATGAAGCCTGGGAGCAATTAAATTCa GAAATTCACAGGAATTTGATTGATAATGTAAATATTGAACTGTATAACGCTCTCCACCACCACATGGTAAACAAGCGCATGTTGACAAAAGATCTTAAGAATGGCATGACTCTGGTGTCTATGTATAATGACCAGAAATTGCTTATTAACCATTATCCTAATGGG GTTGTTACTGTTAACTGTGCCAGGGTCATCTATGGCAACCAGATTGCTACCAATGGTGCTGTTCATGTCATCGATCGCGTCCTGACCGCTGTTGGAAATACCATTCAAGATTTCATTGAAGTTGAGGATGACCTTTCATCTCTTAGA gcTGCTGCTATCACATCAGATGTCTTGGATATTCTTGGAAAGCCTGGTCATTACACGCTCTTTGCTCCTACTAATGAAGCTTTTGAGAGACTTCCAAGGGGAGTCTTAGAAAGGATCATGGGTGACAAGGTGGCTTCTGAAG CTCTCGTGAAGttccatattttaaatactatGCAGTGCTCTGAAGCCATCACAGGTGGAGCTGCCTATGAAACCTTGGAAGGAAACACAGTTGAAGTTGGTTGTGATGGTGAAAGTCTGACTGTGAATGGAGCGAAGATGGTGAAACGCAAAGATATTGTGACAAGCAATGGTGTTATCCACCTCATTGATGAAGTGCTAATTCCTGATTCCG CCAAGCAAGTCATTGAGCTTGGGGGTGCCCAGCAGACTACTTTTACAGACCTCATGATACAATTAGGACTGGCATCTTCTCTAAGACCAGAAGGCCAATACACTCTCCTGGTACCTCTGAATGGTGCTTTCTCAG ATGACACCTTAAGGATGGATCAACGCCGCCTTAAAACAATCCTGCAGAATCACGTTATAAATGTGAAAGTTGGGCTCAATGAACTGTACAATGGACAAGAGCTGGAGACAATTGGAGGAAAACTGCTTAGAGTGTTTTTGTATCGCACA GCTGTATGTATTGAAAATTCGTGCATGGTCAGAGGAAGTAAAGAAGGAAGGAACGGTTTTATTCACATCTTGAGACAGATCATCAATCCAGCAGAAAAGACATTACATGAAATGCTGAGAAATGATAAGCGTTTTAG TGTTTTCCTCAGTCTGGTGAAAGCTGCAGATTTAGATGATGTTTTGTCACAGCCTGGAAAATGGACTCTGTTTGTTCCAACTAACGACGCCTTTAAAGGTTTGACTGATGATGATAAGGATATATTGATAA gaGACAAAAATGCTCTCAGGAATATTCTTCTTTACCACTTGACACAAGGAGTTTTCATTggaagtggctttgagcctggTGTGACAAACATTCTCAAAACCATCCAAGGAGGGAAACTCTACTTGAAAACA GTGAATGATACTCTTCTTGTTAATGAACTGAAATCAAGAGAATCTGATCTCATGGCAACCAATGGTGTCATTCATGTTATTGATAAACTCCTATATCCAGCAG ATCTGCCTGTTGGAAATGATCAGTTGCTCACAATCCTGAAGAAGTTGATTAAGTACATTCAAATTAAG tTTGTTCGTGGCAGTGCCTTCAAAGAGATTCCACTGACGTTTTACA AAATTAACATAATTGAAAGCAACGTCCAGCCCATCATCAGAAAGGAAG ACCCATCTATCACACAGCTCACTAAATTAATTGAAGGGGAACCTGAGTTCAAAATAGTCAGTGAAGGGGAGACAATAACTAAAGTGATTCATGGAG gtcctgaaataaaatataccaGAATTACTGCAGGTGGTTCAGACAATGAAGAAAAGTTAAAGAAATTGCTTGAAGACG CACCTGTACGGAAAGAACAACCAACCAGGAGGACACAAg gGGGAACAGCAAGAAGGAGGACAAGACTAGCTTATCCCTAA
- the POSTN gene encoding periostin isoform X6, which produces MKIFFLFTFSTFFWSPFEQAAASVHYDKILTHSRIRARDQGQNVCALQQVMGTKKKYFSTCRNWYQGAICGKKATVLYECCPGYMKMDGMRGCPAVAPIDHVYGTLGIVGATSTQHYCDISKLRGEIEGRGSFTFFAPSNEAWEQLNSEIHRNLIDNVNIELYNALHHHMVNKRMLTKDLKNGMTLVSMYNDQKLLINHYPNGVVTVNCARVIYGNQIATNGAVHVIDRVLTAVGNTIQDFIEVEDDLSSLRAAAITSDVLDILGKPGHYTLFAPTNEAFERLPRGVLERIMGDKVASEALVKFHILNTMQCSEAITGGAAYETLEGNTVEVGCDGESLTVNGAKMVKRKDIVTSNGVIHLIDEVLIPDSAKQVIELGGAQQTTFTDLMIQLGLASSLRPEGQYTLLVPLNGAFSDDTLRMDQRRLKTILQNHVINVKVGLNELYNGQELETIGGKLLRVFLYRTAVCIENSCMVRGSKEGRNGFIHILRQIINPAEKTLHEMLRNDKRFSVFLSLVKAADLDDVLSQPGKWTLFVPTNDAFKGLTDDDKDILIRDKNALRNILLYHLTQGVFIGSGFEPGVTNILKTIQGGKLYLKTVNDTLLVNELKSRESDLMATNGVIHVIDKLLYPADLPVGNDQLLTILKKLIKYIQIKFVRGSAFKEIPLTFYKINIIESNVQPIIRKEEPIIKTYTKIIDGRPVEVTEKKVTEERIIQGPEIKYTRITAGGSDNEEKLKKLLEDEVTKVTKFIEGDGHLLEDEEIKRLLQGAGTEYTKVTKVIEGEPQIIEREIKKVHLEEAPVRKEQPTRRTQGGTARRRTRLAYP; this is translated from the exons AACTGTGTTATACGAGTGCTGTCCTGGCTATATGAAGATGGATGGTATGAGAGGATGTCCTGCAG TTGCTCCTATTGATCATGTATATGGCACACTTGGTATTGTGGGAGCTACCTCCACGCAGCACTATTGTGACATATCAAAGCTGAGAGGAGAGATTGAGGGACGAGGATCATTCACTTTCTTTGCACCAAGCAATGAAGCCTGGGAGCAATTAAATTCa GAAATTCACAGGAATTTGATTGATAATGTAAATATTGAACTGTATAACGCTCTCCACCACCACATGGTAAACAAGCGCATGTTGACAAAAGATCTTAAGAATGGCATGACTCTGGTGTCTATGTATAATGACCAGAAATTGCTTATTAACCATTATCCTAATGGG GTTGTTACTGTTAACTGTGCCAGGGTCATCTATGGCAACCAGATTGCTACCAATGGTGCTGTTCATGTCATCGATCGCGTCCTGACCGCTGTTGGAAATACCATTCAAGATTTCATTGAAGTTGAGGATGACCTTTCATCTCTTAGA gcTGCTGCTATCACATCAGATGTCTTGGATATTCTTGGAAAGCCTGGTCATTACACGCTCTTTGCTCCTACTAATGAAGCTTTTGAGAGACTTCCAAGGGGAGTCTTAGAAAGGATCATGGGTGACAAGGTGGCTTCTGAAG CTCTCGTGAAGttccatattttaaatactatGCAGTGCTCTGAAGCCATCACAGGTGGAGCTGCCTATGAAACCTTGGAAGGAAACACAGTTGAAGTTGGTTGTGATGGTGAAAGTCTGACTGTGAATGGAGCGAAGATGGTGAAACGCAAAGATATTGTGACAAGCAATGGTGTTATCCACCTCATTGATGAAGTGCTAATTCCTGATTCCG CCAAGCAAGTCATTGAGCTTGGGGGTGCCCAGCAGACTACTTTTACAGACCTCATGATACAATTAGGACTGGCATCTTCTCTAAGACCAGAAGGCCAATACACTCTCCTGGTACCTCTGAATGGTGCTTTCTCAG ATGACACCTTAAGGATGGATCAACGCCGCCTTAAAACAATCCTGCAGAATCACGTTATAAATGTGAAAGTTGGGCTCAATGAACTGTACAATGGACAAGAGCTGGAGACAATTGGAGGAAAACTGCTTAGAGTGTTTTTGTATCGCACA GCTGTATGTATTGAAAATTCGTGCATGGTCAGAGGAAGTAAAGAAGGAAGGAACGGTTTTATTCACATCTTGAGACAGATCATCAATCCAGCAGAAAAGACATTACATGAAATGCTGAGAAATGATAAGCGTTTTAG TGTTTTCCTCAGTCTGGTGAAAGCTGCAGATTTAGATGATGTTTTGTCACAGCCTGGAAAATGGACTCTGTTTGTTCCAACTAACGACGCCTTTAAAGGTTTGACTGATGATGATAAGGATATATTGATAA gaGACAAAAATGCTCTCAGGAATATTCTTCTTTACCACTTGACACAAGGAGTTTTCATTggaagtggctttgagcctggTGTGACAAACATTCTCAAAACCATCCAAGGAGGGAAACTCTACTTGAAAACA GTGAATGATACTCTTCTTGTTAATGAACTGAAATCAAGAGAATCTGATCTCATGGCAACCAATGGTGTCATTCATGTTATTGATAAACTCCTATATCCAGCAG ATCTGCCTGTTGGAAATGATCAGTTGCTCACAATCCTGAAGAAGTTGATTAAGTACATTCAAATTAAG tTTGTTCGTGGCAGTGCCTTCAAAGAGATTCCACTGACGTTTTACA AAATTAACATAATTGAAAGCAACGTCCAGCCCATCATCAGAAAGGAAG AACCAATTATTAAAACATACACCAAAATAATTGATGGGCGACCTGTGGaagtgacagagaaaaaagtaacagaagaaagaattattcAAG gtcctgaaataaaatataccaGAATTACTGCAGGTGGTTCAGACAATGAAGAAAAGTTAAAGAAATTGCTTGAAGACG AGGTTACCAAGGTGACCAAATTTATTGAAGGTGATGGTCATTTGCTTGAAGATGAAGAAATCAAAAGACTTCTGCAGGGAG CTGGAACTGAGTACACCAAGGTTACTAAAGTAATTGAGGGAGAGCCACAGATTATCGAGAGAGAAATCAAGAAAGTCCATCTGGAAG AAGCACCTGTACGGAAAGAACAACCAACCAGGAGGACACAAg gGGGAACAGCAAGAAGGAGGACAAGACTAGCTTATCCCTAA
- the POSTN gene encoding periostin isoform X3, protein MKIFFLFTFSTFFWSPFEQAAASVHYDKILTHSRIRARDQGQNVCALQQVMGTKKKYFSTCRNWYQGAICGKKATVLYECCPGYMKMDGMRGCPAVAPIDHVYGTLGIVGATSTQHYCDISKLRGEIEGRGSFTFFAPSNEAWEQLNSEIHRNLIDNVNIELYNALHHHMVNKRMLTKDLKNGMTLVSMYNDQKLLINHYPNGVVTVNCARVIYGNQIATNGAVHVIDRVLTAVGNTIQDFIEVEDDLSSLRAAAITSDVLDILGKPGHYTLFAPTNEAFERLPRGVLERIMGDKVASEALVKFHILNTMQCSEAITGGAAYETLEGNTVEVGCDGESLTVNGAKMVKRKDIVTSNGVIHLIDEVLIPDSAKQVIELGGAQQTTFTDLMIQLGLASSLRPEGQYTLLVPLNGAFSDDTLRMDQRRLKTILQNHVINVKVGLNELYNGQELETIGGKLLRVFLYRTAVCIENSCMVRGSKEGRNGFIHILRQIINPAEKTLHEMLRNDKRFSVFLSLVKAADLDDVLSQPGKWTLFVPTNDAFKGLTDDDKDILIRDKNALRNILLYHLTQGVFIGSGFEPGVTNILKTIQGGKLYLKTVNDTLLVNELKSRESDLMATNGVIHVIDKLLYPADLPVGNDQLLTILKKLIKYIQIKFVRGSAFKEIPLTFYKINIIESNVQPIIRKEDPSITQLTKLIEGEPEFKIVSEGETITKVIHGEPIIKTYTKIIDGRPVEVTEKKVTEERIIQGPEIKYTRITAGGSDNEEKLKKLLEDEVTKVTKFIEGDGHLLEDEEIKRLLQGEAPVRKEQPTRRTQGGTARRRTRLAYP, encoded by the exons AACTGTGTTATACGAGTGCTGTCCTGGCTATATGAAGATGGATGGTATGAGAGGATGTCCTGCAG TTGCTCCTATTGATCATGTATATGGCACACTTGGTATTGTGGGAGCTACCTCCACGCAGCACTATTGTGACATATCAAAGCTGAGAGGAGAGATTGAGGGACGAGGATCATTCACTTTCTTTGCACCAAGCAATGAAGCCTGGGAGCAATTAAATTCa GAAATTCACAGGAATTTGATTGATAATGTAAATATTGAACTGTATAACGCTCTCCACCACCACATGGTAAACAAGCGCATGTTGACAAAAGATCTTAAGAATGGCATGACTCTGGTGTCTATGTATAATGACCAGAAATTGCTTATTAACCATTATCCTAATGGG GTTGTTACTGTTAACTGTGCCAGGGTCATCTATGGCAACCAGATTGCTACCAATGGTGCTGTTCATGTCATCGATCGCGTCCTGACCGCTGTTGGAAATACCATTCAAGATTTCATTGAAGTTGAGGATGACCTTTCATCTCTTAGA gcTGCTGCTATCACATCAGATGTCTTGGATATTCTTGGAAAGCCTGGTCATTACACGCTCTTTGCTCCTACTAATGAAGCTTTTGAGAGACTTCCAAGGGGAGTCTTAGAAAGGATCATGGGTGACAAGGTGGCTTCTGAAG CTCTCGTGAAGttccatattttaaatactatGCAGTGCTCTGAAGCCATCACAGGTGGAGCTGCCTATGAAACCTTGGAAGGAAACACAGTTGAAGTTGGTTGTGATGGTGAAAGTCTGACTGTGAATGGAGCGAAGATGGTGAAACGCAAAGATATTGTGACAAGCAATGGTGTTATCCACCTCATTGATGAAGTGCTAATTCCTGATTCCG CCAAGCAAGTCATTGAGCTTGGGGGTGCCCAGCAGACTACTTTTACAGACCTCATGATACAATTAGGACTGGCATCTTCTCTAAGACCAGAAGGCCAATACACTCTCCTGGTACCTCTGAATGGTGCTTTCTCAG ATGACACCTTAAGGATGGATCAACGCCGCCTTAAAACAATCCTGCAGAATCACGTTATAAATGTGAAAGTTGGGCTCAATGAACTGTACAATGGACAAGAGCTGGAGACAATTGGAGGAAAACTGCTTAGAGTGTTTTTGTATCGCACA GCTGTATGTATTGAAAATTCGTGCATGGTCAGAGGAAGTAAAGAAGGAAGGAACGGTTTTATTCACATCTTGAGACAGATCATCAATCCAGCAGAAAAGACATTACATGAAATGCTGAGAAATGATAAGCGTTTTAG TGTTTTCCTCAGTCTGGTGAAAGCTGCAGATTTAGATGATGTTTTGTCACAGCCTGGAAAATGGACTCTGTTTGTTCCAACTAACGACGCCTTTAAAGGTTTGACTGATGATGATAAGGATATATTGATAA gaGACAAAAATGCTCTCAGGAATATTCTTCTTTACCACTTGACACAAGGAGTTTTCATTggaagtggctttgagcctggTGTGACAAACATTCTCAAAACCATCCAAGGAGGGAAACTCTACTTGAAAACA GTGAATGATACTCTTCTTGTTAATGAACTGAAATCAAGAGAATCTGATCTCATGGCAACCAATGGTGTCATTCATGTTATTGATAAACTCCTATATCCAGCAG ATCTGCCTGTTGGAAATGATCAGTTGCTCACAATCCTGAAGAAGTTGATTAAGTACATTCAAATTAAG tTTGTTCGTGGCAGTGCCTTCAAAGAGATTCCACTGACGTTTTACA AAATTAACATAATTGAAAGCAACGTCCAGCCCATCATCAGAAAGGAAG ACCCATCTATCACACAGCTCACTAAATTAATTGAAGGGGAACCTGAGTTCAAAATAGTCAGTGAAGGGGAGACAATAACTAAAGTGATTCATGGAG AACCAATTATTAAAACATACACCAAAATAATTGATGGGCGACCTGTGGaagtgacagagaaaaaagtaacagaagaaagaattattcAAG gtcctgaaataaaatataccaGAATTACTGCAGGTGGTTCAGACAATGAAGAAAAGTTAAAGAAATTGCTTGAAGACG AGGTTACCAAGGTGACCAAATTTATTGAAGGTGATGGTCATTTGCTTGAAGATGAAGAAATCAAAAGACTTCTGCAGGGAG AAGCACCTGTACGGAAAGAACAACCAACCAGGAGGACACAAg gGGGAACAGCAAGAAGGAGGACAAGACTAGCTTATCCCTAA
- the POSTN gene encoding periostin isoform X11, producing MKIFFLFTFSTFFWSPFEQAAASVHYDKILTHSRIRARDQGQNVCALQQVMGTKKKYFSTCRNWYQGAICGKKATVLYECCPGYMKMDGMRGCPAVAPIDHVYGTLGIVGATSTQHYCDISKLRGEIEGRGSFTFFAPSNEAWEQLNSEIHRNLIDNVNIELYNALHHHMVNKRMLTKDLKNGMTLVSMYNDQKLLINHYPNGVVTVNCARVIYGNQIATNGAVHVIDRVLTAVGNTIQDFIEVEDDLSSLRAAAITSDVLDILGKPGHYTLFAPTNEAFERLPRGVLERIMGDKVASEALVKFHILNTMQCSEAITGGAAYETLEGNTVEVGCDGESLTVNGAKMVKRKDIVTSNGVIHLIDEVLIPDSAKQVIELGGAQQTTFTDLMIQLGLASSLRPEGQYTLLVPLNGAFSDDTLRMDQRRLKTILQNHVINVKVGLNELYNGQELETIGGKLLRVFLYRTAVCIENSCMVRGSKEGRNGFIHILRQIINPAEKTLHEMLRNDKRFSVFLSLVKAADLDDVLSQPGKWTLFVPTNDAFKGLTDDDKDILIRDKNALRNILLYHLTQGVFIGSGFEPGVTNILKTIQGGKLYLKTVNDTLLVNELKSRESDLMATNGVIHVIDKLLYPADLPVGNDQLLTILKKLIKYIQIKFVRGSAFKEIPLTFYSPEIKYTRITAGGSDNEEKLKKLLEDEVTKVTKFIEGDGHLLEDEEIKRLLQGAGTEYTKVTKVIEGEPQIIEREIKKVHLEEAPVRKEQPTRRTQGGTARRRTRLAYP from the exons AACTGTGTTATACGAGTGCTGTCCTGGCTATATGAAGATGGATGGTATGAGAGGATGTCCTGCAG TTGCTCCTATTGATCATGTATATGGCACACTTGGTATTGTGGGAGCTACCTCCACGCAGCACTATTGTGACATATCAAAGCTGAGAGGAGAGATTGAGGGACGAGGATCATTCACTTTCTTTGCACCAAGCAATGAAGCCTGGGAGCAATTAAATTCa GAAATTCACAGGAATTTGATTGATAATGTAAATATTGAACTGTATAACGCTCTCCACCACCACATGGTAAACAAGCGCATGTTGACAAAAGATCTTAAGAATGGCATGACTCTGGTGTCTATGTATAATGACCAGAAATTGCTTATTAACCATTATCCTAATGGG GTTGTTACTGTTAACTGTGCCAGGGTCATCTATGGCAACCAGATTGCTACCAATGGTGCTGTTCATGTCATCGATCGCGTCCTGACCGCTGTTGGAAATACCATTCAAGATTTCATTGAAGTTGAGGATGACCTTTCATCTCTTAGA gcTGCTGCTATCACATCAGATGTCTTGGATATTCTTGGAAAGCCTGGTCATTACACGCTCTTTGCTCCTACTAATGAAGCTTTTGAGAGACTTCCAAGGGGAGTCTTAGAAAGGATCATGGGTGACAAGGTGGCTTCTGAAG CTCTCGTGAAGttccatattttaaatactatGCAGTGCTCTGAAGCCATCACAGGTGGAGCTGCCTATGAAACCTTGGAAGGAAACACAGTTGAAGTTGGTTGTGATGGTGAAAGTCTGACTGTGAATGGAGCGAAGATGGTGAAACGCAAAGATATTGTGACAAGCAATGGTGTTATCCACCTCATTGATGAAGTGCTAATTCCTGATTCCG CCAAGCAAGTCATTGAGCTTGGGGGTGCCCAGCAGACTACTTTTACAGACCTCATGATACAATTAGGACTGGCATCTTCTCTAAGACCAGAAGGCCAATACACTCTCCTGGTACCTCTGAATGGTGCTTTCTCAG ATGACACCTTAAGGATGGATCAACGCCGCCTTAAAACAATCCTGCAGAATCACGTTATAAATGTGAAAGTTGGGCTCAATGAACTGTACAATGGACAAGAGCTGGAGACAATTGGAGGAAAACTGCTTAGAGTGTTTTTGTATCGCACA GCTGTATGTATTGAAAATTCGTGCATGGTCAGAGGAAGTAAAGAAGGAAGGAACGGTTTTATTCACATCTTGAGACAGATCATCAATCCAGCAGAAAAGACATTACATGAAATGCTGAGAAATGATAAGCGTTTTAG TGTTTTCCTCAGTCTGGTGAAAGCTGCAGATTTAGATGATGTTTTGTCACAGCCTGGAAAATGGACTCTGTTTGTTCCAACTAACGACGCCTTTAAAGGTTTGACTGATGATGATAAGGATATATTGATAA gaGACAAAAATGCTCTCAGGAATATTCTTCTTTACCACTTGACACAAGGAGTTTTCATTggaagtggctttgagcctggTGTGACAAACATTCTCAAAACCATCCAAGGAGGGAAACTCTACTTGAAAACA GTGAATGATACTCTTCTTGTTAATGAACTGAAATCAAGAGAATCTGATCTCATGGCAACCAATGGTGTCATTCATGTTATTGATAAACTCCTATATCCAGCAG ATCTGCCTGTTGGAAATGATCAGTTGCTCACAATCCTGAAGAAGTTGATTAAGTACATTCAAATTAAG tTTGTTCGTGGCAGTGCCTTCAAAGAGATTCCACTGACGTTTTACA gtcctgaaataaaatataccaGAATTACTGCAGGTGGTTCAGACAATGAAGAAAAGTTAAAGAAATTGCTTGAAGACG AGGTTACCAAGGTGACCAAATTTATTGAAGGTGATGGTCATTTGCTTGAAGATGAAGAAATCAAAAGACTTCTGCAGGGAG CTGGAACTGAGTACACCAAGGTTACTAAAGTAATTGAGGGAGAGCCACAGATTATCGAGAGAGAAATCAAGAAAGTCCATCTGGAAG AAGCACCTGTACGGAAAGAACAACCAACCAGGAGGACACAAg gGGGAACAGCAAGAAGGAGGACAAGACTAGCTTATCCCTAA